From a region of the Macrobrachium nipponense isolate FS-2020 chromosome 3, ASM1510439v2, whole genome shotgun sequence genome:
- the LOC135222527 gene encoding zinc finger BED domain-containing protein 5-like, which produces MLGRLYELREEVAIFLDSQQKADFHDNFQSEGFQITLANLVDIFEALNAVNLKLQGKSINIITHHDTIRAFMAKLDLWKCRVQQGNAASFRNLDSALADSNLVPDLKAEFIRYFPDIDDKREAWKFIRNPFQCEVADAADEVQEEFLELKFNSTAKEDFKDMDLETFWGKYLPVYLLISHQALRILTMFGSTYLCETAFSTIVAIKTKYRNRLNVEGDLRCALSSIRPCIQDLVA; this is translated from the coding sequence ATGCTTGGACGGCTTTATGAGCTACGAGAAGAGGTAGCAATATTTTTAGATTCACAGCAGAAGGCAGACTTTCATGACAATTTCCAATCTGAAGGCTTTCAGATAACTCTAGCTAACCTGGTGGACATTTTTGAAGCATTGAATGCTGTGAACCTTAAACTACAAGGGAAAAGCATCAACATCATCACGCACCATGACACCATTCGAGCCTTCATGGCCAAACTCGACCTCTGGAAATGTCGGGTTCAGCAGGGAAATGCAGCCAGTTTTAGGAACTTGGATTCTGCTCTCGCTGACAGTAACCTCGTCCCTGACTTGAAAGCAGAATTCATCAGATACTTCCCAGATATAGATGACAAGCGTGAAGCCTGGAAATTCATCAGGAACCCATTTCAATGTGAAGTAGCTGATGCTGCTGATGAAGTCCAAGAAGAGTTCCTAGAATTGAAGTTCAACTCTACAGCTAAAGAAGACTTCAAAGATATGGATTTGGAGACGTTCTGGGGCAAATACCTTCCCGTTTACCTTCTGATCTCACATCAGGCTCTTCGGATTCTAACAATGTTTGGATCCACATATCTATGTGAAACTGCATTTTCCACGATCGTTGCTATCAAAACCAAGTACAGAAACCGCCTGAACGTTGAAGGGGACTTACGTTGTGCACTCTCAAGCATTCGACCATGTATTCAAGATCTGGTAGCTTAG